Proteins from a single region of Haloplanus sp. GDY1:
- a CDS encoding ABC transporter ATP-binding protein encodes MTFFEVSDLRKEFGGLSALDGVSFTVYKNDMIGLIGPNGAGKSTLFNCITGYLEPTSGAVTFKRTNVTGEDPDELARRGLVRTFQIPRVFPTMTVLENVKVAAQGHPGERVYAGMVGTDDSLEFEAETTDRALELVDQFNLKRVVDEYGANISGGQRKLLDLCRALMVDPDLLLLDEPFAGVQEELVKEITAQIRRLNDNGVTVIVIEHGIETLVDLVDRMIVLDNGAVLADGDPGAVVNDREVLETYIGDVDEAAVGGEQ; translated from the coding sequence ATGACGTTCTTCGAGGTGTCGGACCTCCGGAAGGAGTTCGGGGGTCTCAGCGCGCTCGACGGCGTCTCGTTCACGGTGTACAAAAACGACATGATCGGCCTCATCGGACCCAACGGGGCCGGGAAGTCGACGCTGTTCAACTGCATCACCGGCTACCTGGAGCCGACGAGCGGCGCGGTCACGTTCAAGCGAACCAACGTGACGGGCGAGGATCCGGACGAACTCGCCCGGCGGGGGCTGGTCCGGACGTTCCAGATCCCGCGGGTCTTCCCGACGATGACGGTCCTCGAGAACGTGAAGGTCGCCGCACAGGGGCATCCGGGAGAACGCGTGTACGCGGGCATGGTCGGGACGGACGACTCCCTGGAGTTCGAGGCCGAGACGACCGACCGAGCCCTCGAACTCGTCGACCAGTTCAACCTGAAGCGGGTCGTCGACGAGTACGGCGCCAACATCTCCGGGGGACAGCGAAAGCTCCTCGACCTCTGTCGGGCGCTGATGGTCGACCCCGACCTCCTGTTGCTCGACGAACCGTTCGCGGGCGTCCAGGAGGAACTGGTCAAGGAGATCACGGCCCAGATCCGACGACTCAACGACAACGGCGTCACCGTGATCGTCATCGAACACGGGATCGAGACGCTGGTCGACCTCGTCGACCGCATGATCGTTCTGGACAACGGCGCGGTGCTGGCCGACGGCGACCCCGGGGCCGTCGTCAACGACCGGGAGGTCCTCGAAACGTACATCGGCGACGTCGACGAGGCGGCCGTGGGAGGCGAGCAATGA
- a CDS encoding branched-chain amino acid ABC transporter permease yields the protein MSYLSDTVDQSEWLQRVLSPVPVSVGLIVFGVALLSAQVGIGYPNFMIAALDLAVLGLTYGLVVLGLNLQVGHTGLINFGPHLYYAIGAYTTAMVASESTIAGVALGLPVPVGVVLGVVLSMVAGLFIGATSLQLRTDYLAIVTLASAEIMVRVINGIQFVFGGQTGILNVPQPIHEAAVNYKSELLVTLLILGGVLLLAYAAVDRLTSSPYGRVLRAIRADEEAAQSLGKAVPRYKLWVFIYGSALMGLAGTIVPLYNGSMAPTFTTIQMTVTVWIGMLVGGAANNRAVIGGIGIIIGLRLVTRYLQQYSPVGGGVFAPLRLVLIGAVLWAVIYYRPQGIWGDPDKLGEVFTRK from the coding sequence ATGAGCTACCTGTCGGACACCGTCGACCAGTCGGAGTGGCTGCAGCGCGTCCTCTCGCCGGTCCCCGTCAGCGTCGGGCTGATCGTCTTCGGCGTCGCCCTCCTCTCGGCGCAGGTGGGGATCGGCTATCCGAACTTCATGATCGCCGCGCTCGACCTCGCGGTGCTGGGTCTGACCTACGGGCTCGTCGTCCTGGGGCTCAACCTCCAGGTCGGGCACACCGGCCTCATCAACTTCGGGCCACACCTGTACTACGCCATCGGAGCGTACACGACGGCCATGGTCGCCTCGGAGTCCACGATCGCCGGCGTCGCCCTGGGACTTCCGGTGCCCGTCGGCGTCGTACTCGGCGTGGTCCTCTCGATGGTCGCCGGGCTGTTCATCGGGGCGACGTCGCTCCAGTTGCGCACGGACTACCTCGCGATCGTCACCCTCGCGTCCGCCGAGATCATGGTCCGGGTGATAAACGGGATCCAGTTCGTGTTCGGCGGCCAGACCGGGATCCTCAACGTTCCCCAGCCCATCCACGAGGCGGCGGTGAACTACAAGAGCGAACTCCTCGTGACGCTGTTGATCCTCGGGGGGGTTCTGCTGCTCGCCTACGCGGCGGTCGACCGGCTGACCAGTTCGCCGTACGGGCGCGTGTTGCGGGCGATCCGCGCCGACGAGGAGGCGGCCCAGTCGCTCGGCAAGGCCGTCCCCCGATACAAGCTCTGGGTGTTCATCTACGGCTCCGCGTTGATGGGGCTCGCGGGGACCATCGTCCCCCTGTACAACGGCTCGATGGCCCCGACGTTCACGACCATCCAGATGACGGTCACGGTCTGGATCGGGATGCTCGTCGGCGGCGCCGCCAACAACCGGGCGGTCATCGGCGGCATCGGCATCATCATCGGCCTGCGTCTGGTCACCCGCTATCTCCAGCAGTACTCGCCCGTCGGCGGCGGCGTCTTCGCGCCCCTCCGACTCGTCCTCATCGGGGCGGTCCTCTGGGCGGTCATCTACTACCGACCCCAGGGGATCTGGGGCGACCCGGACAAACTCGGGGAGGTGTTCACCCGCAAATGA
- a CDS encoding branched-chain amino acid ABC transporter permease, with protein sequence MVSLAQVLIFSAEFGSFVAIAAISFSIVYRVVGMINFAHGEWLTMGAYIGVLTVQALGGNALLALPVVVLLSGVGGYGLARGFYRPLRRSGAGPIMLMLGSIAVGYILRAGFRIVFSSEPKTVVIPTDVYRFDVLGGFFVNTTQLFVIGMAVIVFTVVHLMFKRTNVGIAMRATGSDEDLAEVCGIDTSHIRRNTWLSMSGLAGLAGFLIGVSTNVYPLLGYQYLLLLIAAAILGGIGSAYGAIAGAYVIGLAVTFTTSYLPTAVSTLGTAVAFVLLILVLLVRPSGIADVEAAT encoded by the coding sequence ATGGTCTCACTGGCACAAGTCCTGATATTCAGCGCGGAGTTCGGCTCGTTCGTCGCCATCGCGGCGATCAGCTTCAGCATCGTCTACCGCGTCGTCGGCATGATCAACTTCGCTCACGGCGAGTGGCTGACGATGGGGGCGTACATCGGCGTGTTGACGGTGCAGGCCCTCGGCGGGAACGCCCTGCTCGCCTTGCCCGTCGTCGTCCTCCTGTCGGGGGTCGGCGGGTACGGGCTGGCACGCGGGTTCTATCGACCGCTGCGACGCTCGGGTGCGGGGCCGATCATGCTGATGCTCGGCTCGATCGCGGTCGGCTACATCCTCCGGGCCGGGTTTCGGATCGTCTTCAGCAGCGAACCGAAGACGGTCGTCATCCCGACCGACGTCTACCGGTTCGACGTCCTCGGCGGGTTCTTCGTCAACACGACGCAGCTGTTCGTCATCGGAATGGCGGTGATCGTCTTCACGGTCGTCCACCTGATGTTCAAGCGGACGAACGTCGGCATCGCCATGCGGGCGACCGGGAGCGACGAGGATCTGGCCGAGGTCTGCGGGATCGACACCAGTCACATCCGCCGGAACACGTGGCTGTCGATGTCGGGGCTCGCCGGGCTCGCCGGGTTCCTGATCGGCGTCAGTACGAACGTGTACCCGCTTCTGGGCTACCAGTATCTCCTGCTGTTGATCGCGGCGGCGATCCTGGGCGGGATCGGTAGCGCCTACGGGGCGATCGCGGGGGCGTACGTCATCGGTCTCGCGGTGACGTTCACGACCAGTTACCTGCCGACGGCCGTCTCGACGCTCGGTACCGCGGTCGCGTTCGTGCTGCTCATCCTGGTGTTGCTCGTGCGGCCGAGCGGGATCGCCGACGTGGAGGCGGCGACATGA
- a CDS encoding ABC transporter substrate-binding protein: MSKISRDRRKFLKVAGTVGGATIVAGCTGGGGGGESTDSGGGTTGTASSSGGTSSGGDDILIGYGGGLTGKWDYLEDSMGPLLNMAIEEVNAAGGPLDRTLTLSRRDTQVQVNRARQVLQQHINTDDANVLMGYNSTVLVPLWDFLQEQEVPLVTPWMGSTYKDTRGGDNGTPEDLSDDEWVWRSMVSDSISTATGAISAADRGVENFAVLNGTSAGERAWSDAYIASTKPIDQLEMVNRVEVEEGKSTYQSELSRLFQSDIDMWVLAIGLQDAQTIIREWEQGGYGVPVTLENALQQEQLLEQIKNSVGEVSAEMWMFSGNPTGPVRERVRESYTEYTDQDMIPWNYAGYDAVMSTALAIERAGSAEPDAIQRNLGPVTRPGDDKVTVTSFAEGKEELAAGNDINYDGALSKFDYSDKGNVFAPGQTYEVDVPNTSFNAAETISEEEVRSILTDQAYQDAIQG, encoded by the coding sequence ATGTCCAAGATAAGCAGGGACAGGCGCAAGTTCTTGAAAGTAGCCGGCACCGTCGGCGGCGCGACCATCGTGGCGGGCTGTACGGGTGGCGGCGGCGGCGGAGAGAGTACGGATTCCGGTGGCGGCACGACGGGAACGGCGAGTTCCTCCGGCGGCACGTCGTCCGGCGGGGACGACATCCTCATCGGATACGGTGGCGGGCTCACGGGCAAGTGGGACTACCTCGAAGACTCGATGGGGCCGCTCCTGAACATGGCCATCGAGGAGGTGAACGCGGCGGGTGGACCGCTCGACCGGACGCTGACGCTGTCCCGACGGGACACCCAGGTCCAGGTGAATCGGGCGCGGCAGGTACTCCAGCAACACATCAACACCGACGACGCGAACGTGTTGATGGGCTACAACAGTACGGTTCTGGTTCCGCTGTGGGACTTCCTCCAGGAGCAGGAGGTGCCGCTCGTCACCCCGTGGATGGGGTCGACGTACAAGGACACCCGCGGCGGCGACAACGGCACGCCGGAGGACCTGAGCGACGACGAGTGGGTGTGGCGGTCGATGGTCAGCGACTCCATCTCCACCGCGACGGGCGCGATATCGGCCGCGGATCGCGGCGTCGAGAACTTCGCGGTCCTCAACGGGACCAGCGCCGGTGAGCGCGCGTGGTCCGACGCCTACATCGCGTCGACCAAGCCGATCGATCAACTGGAGATGGTCAACCGCGTCGAGGTCGAGGAGGGGAAATCGACCTACCAGTCCGAACTCAGCCGACTGTTCCAGAGCGACATCGACATGTGGGTGTTGGCGATCGGTCTCCAGGACGCACAGACGATCATCCGCGAGTGGGAGCAGGGTGGGTACGGCGTGCCCGTCACGCTCGAAAACGCGCTCCAGCAGGAGCAGTTGCTGGAACAGATCAAGAACTCGGTCGGGGAGGTGTCGGCCGAGATGTGGATGTTCTCGGGCAATCCCACCGGGCCGGTCCGGGAACGCGTTCGGGAGAGCTACACCGAGTACACCGACCAGGACATGATCCCCTGGAACTACGCCGGGTACGACGCCGTGATGTCCACCGCGCTCGCCATCGAGCGGGCCGGCTCAGCCGAACCGGACGCGATCCAGCGCAACCTCGGGCCGGTGACCCGACCCGGCGACGACAAGGTCACCGTCACCTCGTTCGCCGAGGGGAAAGAGGAGCTGGCGGCGGGCAACGACATCAACTACGACGGGGCGCTGTCAAAGTTCGACTACTCGGACAAGGGGAACGTGTTCGCTCCGGGGCAGACCTACGAGGTGGACGTGCCGAACACGTCGTTCAACGCGGCCGAAACCATCTCCGAGGAGGAGGTCCGGAGCATCCTCACCGACCAGGCGTACCAGGACGCCATCCAGGGTTGA
- a CDS encoding aromatic ring-hydroxylating oxygenase subunit alpha — protein sequence MSGSNSPSNVGDVDGRVEAACRAIESDAKVPAFVFSHRDVWELELERIFGRSWVFVGHASEIPEPGDYRLRYIGTDPYIFVRDEGGTIRVLFNSCRHRGTEVCRSEKGNTSHFRCPYHGWTFSNDGSLTGVPFKETFREDCFDLEEEDVDLFEPPQVDSYAGFYFACLDAGTDPFDEWIGDFEWYLDVNFDIATDGWEVVGDPHRYELDTNWKLGAENFAGDTYHHPSTHHSVLTEAYGFGQEESLHETFSGGMSRLVACEGKHGADFITGPPDELLDFPADVIDASGLDDEQRAFLEVAQKFVGNLFPNFSFLTMDATRNGEEFRSAMSVRKWRPIGPNTTEIWNWILVPTGVSDEYREEAYRAMHATFSPSGNFEPDDYAVWRSIPDAAESITARKHDLETYRNNFQHLGMIDDAEYADRLNESEWPGEVDAAPSSDMAGHTVYSGWAEMMSGSGSRGRPEEADER from the coding sequence ATGAGTGGATCGAACTCGCCGTCGAACGTCGGCGACGTCGACGGGCGCGTCGAAGCGGCCTGTCGAGCCATCGAGTCCGACGCGAAGGTGCCCGCGTTCGTGTTCAGCCACCGAGACGTCTGGGAACTCGAACTCGAACGGATCTTCGGTCGGTCCTGGGTGTTCGTGGGCCACGCGTCGGAGATTCCCGAACCCGGCGACTATCGACTCCGCTACATCGGGACGGATCCGTACATCTTCGTCCGGGACGAGGGGGGAACGATCCGGGTGTTGTTCAATAGTTGCCGCCACCGGGGGACCGAGGTCTGCAGATCTGAGAAGGGTAACACCTCGCACTTTCGGTGTCCCTATCACGGGTGGACGTTCTCGAACGACGGCTCGCTGACCGGCGTCCCGTTCAAGGAGACGTTCCGGGAGGACTGCTTCGACCTGGAGGAGGAGGACGTCGACCTCTTCGAACCGCCACAGGTGGACTCGTATGCGGGGTTTTACTTCGCCTGCCTCGACGCGGGGACGGACCCGTTCGACGAGTGGATCGGCGATTTCGAGTGGTATCTCGACGTGAACTTCGACATAGCCACGGACGGCTGGGAGGTGGTGGGCGACCCACACCGCTACGAACTCGACACGAACTGGAAACTCGGTGCGGAGAACTTCGCCGGCGACACGTACCACCATCCCTCGACGCACCACTCCGTACTGACCGAGGCGTACGGATTCGGCCAGGAGGAGAGCCTCCACGAGACCTTCTCGGGAGGGATGTCCCGCCTCGTCGCGTGCGAGGGGAAACACGGCGCCGACTTCATCACCGGGCCACCGGACGAGTTGCTCGACTTCCCCGCGGACGTGATCGACGCCAGCGGGCTCGACGACGAGCAGCGGGCCTTCCTCGAGGTGGCCCAGAAGTTCGTCGGGAACCTCTTCCCGAACTTCTCCTTTCTCACGATGGACGCGACCCGGAACGGCGAGGAGTTCAGGTCCGCCATGAGCGTTCGCAAGTGGCGTCCCATCGGCCCGAACACGACCGAGATCTGGAACTGGATCCTCGTTCCGACGGGGGTCTCGGACGAGTACCGGGAGGAGGCCTACAGGGCGATGCACGCGACGTTCTCCCCTTCCGGGAACTTCGAACCCGACGACTACGCCGTCTGGCGGAGCATCCCCGACGCCGCCGAATCGATCACGGCCAGAAAACACGACCTCGAGACGTATCGGAACAACTTCCAACACCTCGGGATGATCGACGACGCCGAGTACGCGGACCGACTGAACGAGAGTGAGTGGCCGGGCGAGGTCGACGCCGCCCCCTCCTCCGATATGGCGGGCCACACCGTCTACAGCGGGTGGGCCGAGATGATGTCCGGATCGGGGTCGCGTGGCCGCCCCGAGGAGGCCGACGAACGGTGA
- a CDS encoding aromatic-ring-hydroxylating dioxygenase subunit beta, which yields MTDGTHSIRTPVREFLYREARTLDRRRYRRWVDEFLAEEVTYRVPTHTTQEKNTRSEFSSESWHFDDDRESLEVRIDRLENEYAWSANPPSRIRRFVSNVLVEPDGELATATDYLLVVRHDRDARDPTVLSAERHSTLRADDGGLSLARRRVLLDQTAIGVDHLPIL from the coding sequence GTGACCGACGGGACGCACTCGATCCGCACCCCGGTCCGGGAGTTCCTCTACCGCGAGGCCCGCACGCTCGACCGGCGGCGCTACCGACGGTGGGTCGACGAGTTTCTCGCCGAGGAGGTGACGTACCGGGTGCCGACACACACCACACAGGAGAAGAACACGCGGTCCGAGTTCAGTTCCGAGTCGTGGCACTTCGACGACGACCGGGAGTCTCTCGAGGTCCGGATCGACAGACTGGAAAACGAGTACGCCTGGTCGGCGAATCCGCCGTCTCGAATCCGTCGCTTCGTCTCGAACGTCCTCGTCGAACCGGACGGGGAACTCGCGACCGCGACCGACTACCTGCTGGTCGTCCGCCACGACCGCGACGCACGCGACCCGACGGTTCTCTCGGCCGAACGCCACTCGACGCTCCGCGCCGACGACGGCGGCCTCTCGCTGGCCCGGCGGAGGGTACTCCTCGACCAGACGGCCATCGGTGTCGACCACCTGCCGATCCTCTGA
- a CDS encoding RidA family protein, giving the protein MKRTVDVDGAPGPVGNFSLATTDGDLVFTAGQVPETADGEVLRDASIEEQTRQCLTNLDRVLDAEGLGMDDVLKTTVYVVDPQMWSRVNEAYGEFFDDYPARSVVGVTGLWGGIDVEIEAIAAAP; this is encoded by the coding sequence ATGAAACGAACTGTCGATGTGGACGGCGCTCCGGGACCAGTGGGCAACTTCAGTTTGGCGACGACCGACGGCGATCTGGTGTTCACCGCCGGCCAGGTGCCCGAGACGGCCGACGGAGAGGTCCTACGGGACGCGTCGATCGAAGAACAGACCAGACAGTGTCTCACGAACCTCGATCGGGTGCTCGATGCCGAAGGACTCGGGATGGACGATGTCCTGAAGACCACCGTCTACGTCGTCGATCCCCAGATGTGGAGCCGCGTAAACGAGGCCTACGGCGAGTTCTTCGACGACTATCCGGCGCGAAGCGTCGTCGGCGTTACCGGGCTGTGGGGAGGCATCGACGTCGAGATCGAAGCGATCGCGGCGGCCCCGTGA
- the ggt gene encoding gamma-glutamyltransferase: MQDTGAPSGAEVDIDRFESRRSVVHARNGIVATSQPLAAEAGVSVLRGGGNAFDAAVATAAALNVVEPPSTGIGGDAFALYRTADGDVGAMAASGVAPAAASIEAMREETGRETMPQSGAHAVTVPGALRGFEALLDEFGRGSLGEALRPAIDYATNGYPVSEVISNLWAYGHDRLANEGAREEYSIDGRAPRPGEVVTLPALGETLERIADRGADAFYEGDIADAIVETVRARGGLLSRADLAAYDAEFVDPVSTTYGGVEVFELPPANQGAIALEALNIADELGLREYAHDSVERVHYGVEAMKLAFEDGHRYIADPNHADVPQLHSKAHASQRASEITATATRDPTPGVPDASDTVLLTVADGDGNVVSFINSLFDAFGSGIAAGDTGVMLHSRGAAFSLDPDDPNRLEPRKTPFHTLIPGLARFGPDDWAAFGVMGAAMQPQGHLQVVSNLVDYDMSLQAAVDAPRWRYLANGEVTVESRMDAEIVSGLFRRGHDVRVLPPTVFEDAPVGHFGGGQIARNDGGVLSGGTDPRKDGTVSGY; the protein is encoded by the coding sequence ATGCAGGACACGGGAGCGCCCTCGGGGGCGGAGGTCGACATCGACCGCTTCGAGTCGCGCCGGTCGGTCGTCCACGCTCGAAACGGGATCGTCGCGACCAGCCAACCGCTCGCCGCCGAGGCGGGCGTGTCGGTACTGCGAGGCGGGGGAAACGCGTTCGACGCCGCGGTGGCGACCGCCGCCGCGCTCAACGTGGTCGAACCGCCCAGTACGGGCATCGGCGGCGACGCCTTCGCGCTCTACCGGACCGCGGACGGCGACGTCGGTGCGATGGCCGCGAGCGGCGTCGCGCCCGCGGCGGCGTCCATCGAGGCGATGCGGGAGGAAACGGGCCGGGAGACGATGCCACAGAGCGGCGCCCACGCGGTCACGGTCCCGGGCGCCCTTCGGGGGTTCGAGGCGCTCCTCGACGAGTTCGGGAGGGGGTCGCTGGGCGAGGCCCTGCGTCCCGCGATCGACTACGCCACGAACGGCTACCCGGTCTCCGAGGTCATCTCGAATCTGTGGGCGTACGGCCACGACCGCCTCGCGAACGAGGGGGCTCGCGAGGAGTATTCGATCGACGGGCGGGCGCCGCGGCCGGGCGAGGTCGTCACGCTGCCCGCACTCGGAGAGACGCTCGAACGCATCGCCGACCGCGGCGCGGACGCGTTCTACGAGGGCGACATCGCCGACGCCATCGTCGAGACCGTCCGGGCGAGGGGCGGCTTGCTCTCCCGGGCTGACCTCGCGGCGTACGACGCCGAATTCGTCGACCCGGTGAGCACGACCTACGGCGGGGTAGAGGTGTTCGAACTCCCGCCGGCCAACCAGGGGGCGATCGCGCTCGAGGCGCTCAACATCGCCGACGAACTCGGCCTCCGGGAGTACGCTCACGACTCGGTCGAGCGCGTCCACTACGGCGTGGAGGCGATGAAACTCGCGTTCGAGGACGGCCATCGGTACATCGCGGATCCGAATCACGCGGACGTGCCGCAACTTCACTCGAAAGCGCACGCCAGCCAGCGAGCAAGCGAGATCACCGCCACGGCCACACGGGATCCGACGCCCGGGGTTCCGGACGCCTCCGACACCGTCCTGTTGACGGTCGCCGACGGCGACGGGAACGTCGTCTCGTTCATCAACTCCCTGTTCGACGCGTTCGGCAGCGGGATCGCGGCCGGTGACACCGGAGTGATGTTACACAGCCGCGGGGCGGCGTTCTCCCTCGATCCCGACGACCCGAACCGCTTAGAGCCCCGGAAGACGCCGTTCCACACGCTCATTCCGGGACTGGCCCGCTTCGGGCCGGACGACTGGGCGGCGTTCGGCGTCATGGGTGCAGCCATGCAACCGCAGGGGCACCTACAGGTCGTCTCGAACCTCGTCGATTACGACATGTCGCTGCAGGCCGCCGTCGACGCGCCGCGCTGGCGGTACCTGGCGAACGGGGAGGTGACGGTCGAGTCCCGGATGGACGCGGAAATCGTCTCCGGGCTCTTCAGGCGGGGACACGACGTCCGCGTCCTCCCGCCGACCGTCTTCGAAGACGCCCCAGTCGGGCACTTCGGCGGGGGTCAGATCGCGAGAAACGACGGCGGGGTGCTGTCCGGCGGGACCGACCCACGCAAGGACGGGACCGTTAGCGGGTACTGA
- the atzF gene encoding allophanate hydrolase gives MGDARTVGFGIESLREAYAAGTRTPTDVVDEHLSRAAAGPDEVWIHRLDGDTLRERAAALEAAAGDGIDWERRPLYGIPFAVKDNVDHAGSPTTAACPAYEYSPDDHATVVERLLDAGAILVGKTNLDQFATGLVGTRSPYGAPPNAVDPEYISGGSSSGSGVAVALGQVAFALGTDTAGSGRVPAALNGIVGLKPSRGMLSTEGVVPACKSLDCVSIFATTCRDALAVERAAAGFDPADEYSRRQADEVTLTPTLVPDDVVVGVPESEQLSFFGDEEAAACFEETVEWFDRLWTTRPVDITPFLEAGKLLYQGPWVAERLAAIQDVLATDPDALLPITREIITRGREFSAVDAYTAEYELRRLERAATDRLEGLTAVLTPTTGTTYTHDEVDDAPIERNSTLGHYTNFVNLLDLSAVAVPGGRRPSGLPFGVTLFADAFEDALLASIADAYCTERNVALGALGDRYDERSEPADP, from the coding sequence ATGGGCGACGCTCGGACGGTCGGGTTCGGCATCGAATCGCTCCGCGAGGCGTACGCCGCCGGGACGCGTACGCCGACCGACGTCGTCGACGAACACCTCTCGCGGGCCGCGGCCGGCCCGGACGAGGTCTGGATCCACCGGCTCGACGGGGACACCCTGCGCGAGCGGGCCGCAGCGCTCGAAGCGGCGGCGGGCGACGGCATCGACTGGGAACGACGGCCCCTCTACGGGATCCCGTTCGCGGTCAAGGACAACGTCGACCACGCCGGGTCGCCGACGACCGCGGCGTGTCCGGCCTACGAGTACTCGCCCGACGACCACGCGACGGTCGTCGAACGGCTGCTCGACGCCGGGGCGATACTGGTCGGCAAGACCAACCTCGACCAGTTCGCGACCGGGCTGGTCGGGACGCGCAGTCCGTACGGCGCCCCCCCGAACGCCGTCGACCCCGAATACATCTCCGGCGGGTCGAGTTCCGGATCGGGCGTCGCCGTCGCCCTCGGGCAGGTCGCCTTCGCGCTCGGAACCGACACCGCGGGTTCGGGGCGTGTTCCGGCCGCACTGAACGGTATCGTCGGCCTCAAGCCGTCGCGCGGGATGCTGAGCACCGAGGGCGTGGTCCCGGCGTGCAAGAGCCTCGACTGCGTCTCGATCTTCGCCACGACGTGTCGGGACGCGCTGGCGGTCGAGCGCGCGGCCGCCGGGTTCGACCCGGCCGACGAGTACTCGCGGCGGCAGGCCGACGAGGTGACGCTGACGCCGACGTTAGTGCCGGACGACGTCGTCGTCGGCGTCCCCGAATCCGAGCAACTGTCGTTCTTCGGCGACGAGGAGGCGGCGGCGTGTTTCGAGGAGACGGTCGAGTGGTTCGATCGCCTCTGGACGACCCGGCCGGTCGATATCACGCCCTTTTTGGAGGCCGGGAAGCTCCTGTACCAGGGGCCCTGGGTCGCCGAGCGGCTCGCCGCCATCCAGGACGTTCTCGCGACCGATCCCGACGCTCTCCTGCCGATCACCCGGGAGATCATCACTCGCGGCCGCGAGTTCTCCGCGGTCGACGCCTACACCGCCGAGTACGAACTGCGTCGGCTGGAGCGAGCGGCGACCGACCGGCTCGAGGGCCTGACCGCCGTCCTCACGCCGACGACGGGGACGACGTACACCCACGACGAGGTCGACGACGCGCCGATCGAGCGAAACAGCACGCTCGGCCACTACACCAACTTCGTGAACCTGCTCGACCTCTCGGCCGTCGCCGTCCCCGGAGGTCGCCGGCCCTCCGGGCTCCCCTTCGGGGTGACGCTGTTCGCCGACGCGTTCGAGGACGCCCTGCTCGCGAGCATCGCGGACGCGTACTGCACGGAACGAAACGTCGCGCTCGGCGCGCTCGGGGATCGGTACGACGAGCGCTCGGAGCCGGCCGACCCGTGA
- a CDS encoding redox-regulated ATPase YchF, with the protein MLSLALAGKPNAGKSTFYKAATRADVDVGNYPFTTIDANRGVTHARTDCPCLARDERCGNERCHDGKRYVPVELLDVAGLVPGAHEGKGLGNQFLDELTNADAILNVVDASGGTNAEGEPVEVGTYDPVEEVDFVEREMDRWLAGIVARNWEGVERKSRSPDFDVDEALTDMLTGFGATVADVAASLRSLEYPEDPIQWTDEDRAALAREIRARTKPLLIVANKADVAPAEHLDRLRDTDKPVIPTTADGELALRSAAEAGVVDYDPGDPEFTVTGDVTDTQREGLERIREVMTEYGGTGVQAAVDAAVYDLLDRITVFPVQNESKWTDGAGNVLPDAVLLPRGATPPDLAYAIHTDIGEGYLHAVDARSNRRIGEDHELDEGDVIKIVSTAK; encoded by the coding sequence ATGCTCTCTCTCGCACTCGCGGGCAAGCCCAACGCGGGCAAGTCCACGTTCTACAAGGCGGCCACGCGCGCGGACGTGGACGTGGGGAACTACCCCTTCACGACCATCGACGCCAACCGCGGGGTGACCCACGCACGCACCGACTGCCCCTGTCTCGCACGCGACGAGCGCTGTGGCAACGAGCGCTGTCACGACGGCAAGCGATACGTCCCCGTCGAACTCCTGGACGTGGCCGGACTCGTCCCCGGCGCCCACGAGGGGAAGGGACTGGGCAACCAGTTCCTCGACGAACTCACGAACGCCGACGCCATCCTGAACGTCGTCGACGCCTCCGGCGGGACGAACGCCGAGGGCGAACCGGTCGAAGTCGGCACGTACGACCCCGTCGAGGAGGTCGACTTCGTCGAGCGCGAGATGGACCGGTGGCTCGCGGGCATCGTCGCCCGCAACTGGGAGGGCGTCGAGCGCAAGTCCCGCTCCCCCGACTTCGACGTCGACGAGGCCCTGACCGACATGCTCACCGGGTTCGGCGCGACGGTGGCCGACGTGGCCGCCAGCCTCCGGTCCCTCGAGTACCCCGAGGACCCGATCCAGTGGACCGACGAGGACCGCGCCGCCCTCGCCCGCGAGATTCGCGCCCGCACCAAACCCCTCCTGATCGTCGCCAACAAGGCCGACGTGGCGCCCGCCGAACATCTCGACCGCCTCCGCGACACCGACAAGCCCGTGATTCCGACGACGGCGGACGGCGAACTCGCGTTGCGCTCCGCGGCGGAGGCGGGCGTCGTCGACTACGACCCCGGCGACCCCGAGTTCACGGTCACGGGCGACGTGACCGACACGCAGCGCGAGGGACTGGAGCGCATCCGCGAGGTGATGACCGAGTACGGCGGCACCGGCGTCCAGGCCGCCGTCGACGCCGCCGTCTACGACCTGCTCGACCGGATCACCGTCTTCCCGGTGCAAAACGAGTCGAAGTGGACCGACGGCGCCGGGAACGTGCTTCCGGACGCCGTCCTCCTGCCGCGGGGGGCGACGCCCCCCGACCTGGCGTACGCCATCCACACCGACATCGGCGAGGGCTACCTCCACGCCGTTGACGCGCGCTCGAACCGTCGGATCGGCGAGGACCACGAACTCGACGAGGGGGACGTCATCAAAATCGTCAGCACCGCGAAGTAA